The Apium graveolens cultivar Ventura chromosome 6, ASM990537v1, whole genome shotgun sequence genome contains a region encoding:
- the LOC141665628 gene encoding uncharacterized protein LOC141665628 — protein MTSLPSKVVSVTATVPEDYITKEKSEWSEPEKAAILKNAKIRNIQHNSLDNVMSNKVISYKNAKEIWNTLKTQCQGIMAIKKNRSVVLVQEYEQFDAKDDESITDIFDRFLTLLNDLSLVGKEYDREDSNT, from the coding sequence ATGACCTCCTTACCCTCAAAGGTTGTGTCCGTGACAGCAACTGTTCCTGAAGACTACATCACGAAAGAGAAATCAGAATGGTCAGAACCTGAGAAGGCTGCTATACTTAAAAATGCAAAAATCAGGAATATTCAGCACAACAGTTTGGATAATGTGATGTCCAACAAGGTAATTTCCTACAAGAATGCAAAAGAGATATGGAATACTTTGAAGACACAGTGCCAAGGTATAATGGCAATAAAGAAAAATAGAAGCGTTGTTCTTGTGCAAGAGTATGAACAGTTTGATGCCAAGGATGATGAGTCAATTACTGACATCTTTGATAGATTCCTGACACTGCTGAATGATTtatcattggttggaaaagagTATGATAGGGAAGACTCCAACACCTAG
- the LOC141665630 gene encoding uncharacterized protein LOC141665630, protein MIEYALKLDFPTTNNEVEYKTLIAGLGLARAMRAKNLKVSTKATPFMLDYGAEAVVPLEITHGSPRIEAYEPGTNEEGMRLVLDLIDEVRDEANARNAEHQRRTSIYYNRRVKERFFQQGDLVLRKIEAPRVRERGKLVPNWEGPYKVRKTLERGSNKLETLNGNKVPRTGML, encoded by the exons ATGATTGAGTATGCTTTAAAGTTGGACTTCCCAACTACAAACAACGAAGTAGAATACAAAACATTGATAGCCggcttaggcttggctagagccATGAGGGCCAAAAACCTGAAG GTGAGTACTAAAGCTACCCCATTTATGCTGGATTACGGAGCCGAGGCCGTGGTGCCCCTCGAGATCACCCATGGATCACCTAGGATCGAAGCTTACGAACCAGGGACAAACGAAGAAGGTATGAGGCTCGTTCTTGATCTCATTGATGAGGTCAGAGATGAGGCCAACGCCCGCAATGCAGAGCATCAACGGAGAACCTCCATCTATTATAAtagaagggttaaagaaaggttctttcagCAAGGAGACTTGGTTCTAAGGAAGATTGAGGCACCAAGAGTCAGGGAGAGAGGAAAACTAGTCCCTAACTGGGAAGGGCCTTATAAGGTCAGGAAAACATTAGAACGAGGATCCAACAAGTTGGAGACACTGAACGGTAACAAAGTGCCTCGCACTGGCATGCTTTAA
- the LOC141665631 gene encoding putative mitochondrial protein AtMg00860, with protein MEVYVDDILVKILSKVDHISHLEEAFKVPRHQKMMLNHTKCAFGAGSGNFLGHMVSKRGIEANPDKIKAILDMEPPCSIKDVQKLSGRITALGRFISKSGDKCLPLFKTLRKVKNFKWIDESQEAFEQLNKYMTEAPLLAKPCPEDTLHLYLAVSEQSVSAVFIKEENKLQKPVYYVRKVIHGAE; from the coding sequence atggaggtctatgttgatgacatattGGTCAAAATTCTAAGCAAGGTCGATCATATTAGTCACCTCGAAGAGGCATTTAAAGTGCCGAGGCACCAGAAGATGATGTTAAACCACACTAAGTGTGCTTTTGGTGCtgggtctggaaattttttggggCACATGGTCTCTAAGAGGGGAATAGAGGCCAACCCAGACAAGATCAAAGCCATCCTGGATATGGAGCCACCATGCTCCATCAAGGACGTTCAGAAGCTGTCAGGGAGAATCACAgctctagggaggttcatctccaagtctggagacaaaTGCCTGCCCTTATTCAAAACCCTTAGAAAGGTGAAGAATTTTAAATGGATAGAtgagagccaagaggcctttgaacaACTAAATAAGTACATGACTGAAGCCCCGTTATTGGCCAAACCATGTCCGGAGGACACCCTTCATCTGTACCTAGCGGTATCTGAACAATCCGTGAGTGCAGTCTTCATAAAGGAAGAAAATAAACTCCAGAAGCCTGTATACTATGTACGCAAGGTGATCCACGGAGCAGAATAG